The Tindallia californiensis genomic sequence GATTTTGGGGAAAAATATCTTTTATAGAAGCAATAGAGGGGTAACGCTTACTTCCTATGGGGTGGAAGTTTACAGTTATGCAAAAGCACTGGTAGAGCAATATGCGATGGTAGAAAAAAAGCTCATGACCCGCTCCAACGAAAATAAAATTAAGATAGCTTCTTTTGGATCAGAAGTCATAAACTCCCAATTTTTCGAAATATGCAAAAGGTATAACGAAAATAATTATGAATTTAATTTATGTGAATGTGGTGTTGAAGCAGCAATCCAGAAAGTGAATATGAGAGATTGCGATGTTGCTTTAATCATCTATAGCGATTTTCAGCAGAACAAATTGGGACAGCTATTGACCGCACAAGAGCTGGAGTTAAAAAACCTTTTTCAAGGGCAACTAAAAATTCATGTGAGTCAAAAATATCCATTAAGTAAAAAAAGTAATATTACGAGAAAAGATTTAGAAGGGTTGTTTCATGTAAAAAAAGCGTATCTTTTTGAAGGCATGTTCAGCCTTGATTACGAGCTTCAATTTTTAGGAATACCAGAAAATCAAAAAACAATATTGGCAAATGGAAATAAAACGTATAATGATGCCTTACATAACTTACCTTCTTTTGCCATAGAGATAGACTGGAAATGTAATAAGGCCTTGCCGAGTGATCTGAATAGAATCCCTTATGAAAACAAAAATCTGCCGATCACCTGTGGATTAGTAAAGAGAAAAAATGAATTTTTAAAGGAAGAGCTATCCTTTTTTGTAGAAAAGTTAATCGATGCGTATGGGTAATAGGTGCTTAATTAAAAAGCATATCAGATGTCTAAGCATTAGAATAAAGAGGAGGAAGTATATAGTGAAGAAAAACATTTTGTTAATGATCATCTTAGCGTTGACTTTTGTCGCAAATGTGGCCTGTAGCAATTCTGAGGCAACTAATATTGCTGCAGAAGAAAAAAGTGAAGAGGCAGTGGATACGGTTACAGCTAGTTCTGAGCAAGTTGACGGAGTAACCACAGCATCGGTTGTAGCGGACCGTTATCGGAACAATTATGAACCAAACGGGTTTACAGATTCTGATCAGAAAAAAGCATTATTTGTTGTAGGAGATCCACGAAAGTATAGTGTACAGTATGATATGACCTATACAGCTATGAAGCATTTCGAAGAAAAAGGAATAGAAGTAGAGTTGAGGGATTTATATGACATGGATTGGAACCCAGTCTTGTCGGCAGAGGAATTCTATTACCAGAAAGATGGAAAAGGAACAGTGCCTGAAGATGTAAAAGTGGAACAGGATTTGGTAACCCAGGCAGATTATATTATTTTCTCTTATCCTAATTGGCATGACACACCAAATGTGATGGTAAAAGGTTATATGGAGAGAGTTTTTGCCAGCCAGTTTGCATATACCAACGAAGGACCAGAAGGATTGCTAGTAGGAAAAGGCATGTATACCATAAGCAACTGTGGTTTTCTTGGAGGCGGCAGAGGCTTTGTAGGAGATGGTGTGGGCATCAATGATGACTTGTGGGATGAGTATATGGAAGCTTTCCGTGTTTTCGATGAAGATACTGCCGGTTGGTGGGGGATGGAAAACCTAGGCAGATTTATGAATGACAGAACGCCGGCCAATGACGACGAAAACTACGAAACAGAAATGATGGAGCTTAGAAATACGCTAATCAATCATTTGGATACAACGTTTTTTTAATCAAATCAACAAAAGAACCACTTAAAGGGAAAGAGATCCCAAGGAGTGGTTCTTTTTTTAGCGTAAACAATTGGACAATATCGACGGTGAACATTCAATAGATATAGACATAGGGGAAAGAGGAAATTCTGAGGCTATGAAGGTTGACATAAGCACGCTTAAAAGCAAGGATCGCTGGACAGCCATATAGTAGAAGGCATTCGCTATTTATGCTATACTCAAACCAAAGAAATTTTATCCGATTGATAAAGAAAACAAAGACCTCTAAACAATAAAAAACAAGGGCCAGGAATAGAGAAGAGGGTTGAAATGACACAAGATAAATCGTTTAACGCCCATAGCAAACACCGTATCTTGATGCATGGAATAAAAGAGAAAAATGTCGCAAAAACCTGCCGCGTTTTTGGAATTTCCAGAACCATTTATTATCGTTGGATGAAAGCTTACAAAAAAGAAGGAATGAAAGGACTGGAGGGGAAAGAACGGAAGCCGCCTGTTATGAAAAATAAGATTGGGAAGCAGTGGGAGGAAGAAATTCTTGATTATGTTCTTCTGTATCCAGAAGATGGCCCTAAACGGATTTTTTATGAAATGAAGTCCCGCGGGATGGAAATCAGTGAATCGGGCATTTACAAGGTGTTGCTCCGAAAGAATTTGACCCGAAAGGTGCAACGAAGAAACTTTGCTCAAGAAAAAGCCATGGACCCTGTCAAAGAAAATAAAAAGGAAGAAGGGTTTTACAGAAAGGAAGTGCCAGTAAAGGGCATAGGCGATCTAATGATTCAAAGGATTGATTATTTAGGCCGATTTCAGGGTGCGGGAAGGGTTTATCAGTATACCTTGTACGATCTTTATTCCGGATTAGCCGTGTCTCGTATCTTTCAAGGAAAAAACCAGATTGATATTGGCTTTCTTCTTGACCGGAAAATTCGGTACCTATTAAAAACCTTTGATGCTTCCATAACCCTGCTTTGCAGTTGCTATCAAAAAGAGTTTTTACCCTATTTTATCAAAGGCGATATGCTCCAAAGAGCTTTAGAAGATCTGAACATTGACCATCAGTTCATTAAAGAAAACCATCCGATGGTAGAAAAACTCAAGGCATTTCAACGAGATCTTCGAGCCGGATTTTATAAAGAACTGGAAAAAAACGGAGGACTTTTTCATTTTAGAGAAATGGAAAAAGCCTTGGAACAGCAAATCCGCCGGCATAACTTTTTTATCCCCATCAAAGCAGGGCTTCATCAAGGGAAGGCACCAATCGAAATGATGATCGAATCGTCAAAGATCAAAGAAAGTGACTTGGAATCCTTGCCGCTGTGGATTTTGGCATTATTGGATCGGCGAAGGGAGGAAAAAAGCAATGGGTGAAACAAAGGACAAAATTGCCATTGTGGGCGGCGGTCTTGCCGGACTTACCATTGCTTATGAGTTAAAGAAAAAAGGATATCAAAACATTACCCTCTTTGAAAAGGAAGGGCGCCTCGGTGGAAAACTCTACAGCTATCACTATAAAGGTCGGTCCTACGAACTAGGGGCTACGTTTGGCCTTGCAACACAAAAAAACCTTTGTCGATTGATGGATGAACTGAATGTACGACCGGATGGTCCTAACCTTGCAAGAGTCTACTATAATGAAAAAAAGGAAAAAACCCTGCAAATACCCAGAGAAAAACTGACAAGCTTTATTGCAGAAATGGATAGACTGCCTTTGGTCTTAGAAAAATATCCGTCTCTGAAGGAAGCTGGTTTTGGTAATAGCGAAAAAGCCTTGATGAAACCCTTTGACGCATGGTGTCGTCAAGAAGGATTTCACCTGTTGCCTTCCATTTACCGCAATCATTTTACCGGATACGGCCTGGGAGAAATCGAAAAAGTACCGGCACTCTATGTTTTGAAAGCCTTAGATTACGATTCTGTCCGATCTTTTCTTGAGGTTCCGGAACTTTTCACATGGAAAAAAGGAATTTCAGAAATTGCTTACCGGTTGGGAGAAAAAGTGGAGGATATCCGGCTAGGGCAGCCGGTGGTCAGGCTGATAAAAGAAAAGAATGACTCCCAAAAGCAGGTACTGAAAATAGAAACACCTTACGAAACAGCATTTTATGACAAGGTGATCTGGACGGCTCCACCTCATATATTAAAGGATATCTTTGAAGAAGACATCCAGAAAGAAGCCATGGAAAAGCTTCGCTATCATGACTATAGCGTTCATGGAATTCTTGGTGAAAATTTGCCTCAGGGATGTGGCATTGAAATCTCTTTTGTGACACAAGCTGTTGGAGGCGTACCACTGATATGGATCAATCGGTGGGACCCTTCAGAGATTCTTACGGTCTTTTCCTATCAGGGACGAAAACAAAAGAAGCAGGAACATCTTTACGGTTTACTCCATCATTTTAGGGCATGGGGAGGGCGGAACCTTCGGCTGCATCGGACGGCTCATTGGAAACAAGGCCCCTATCTGGAAGAAGGGATATTAAAACAAGGATTTTATCACAGTGTGGAGAAAAGACAGGGGGAAAACGGCCTTTACTTGGCAGGAGAACTCTTTAGCGGTGTTTCTATGGACAAGGTAATTGGTTATGGAAACGCACTGGTAGAGAGATACTTCTAAAAGTTTACTTACAGGATGAGTTGACATATAGGAAGATAAAAAGGAAGCAAAGCGTTGAATTCCATCATGGATAAGAGCGAAAGGACATGGTGGAAATGTCAACACAAGTCGTAAGATAAACAGAGGGAAACCCAGATGTAAGAAGGGTTTCCTTTTTTTTGACAGAAAAAACCCTCTGAGCTATAGTGAAACTGAAAGATTGTTAAAAAATTAATAAATAGGTTGTAGGTACAGAACAGCAATATATGAAAACCATGAAAACAGAGAAAAAAATCCAAAGACACCAAAGACAAGGAACAAGAAACAAGAAGCAAAAAAGAGGAGGGAAAAAATGGAAGCATTTAAGGTCATTGAAATTAAAAAGAGCGTATACAAGGATAATGATGAGCGAGCTAGTCTTCTAAGAAAAGATTTGGAAAAGCAGGAAATCTTTTTATTAAACCTGATGTCCTCTCCGGGATCAGGGAAGACCACTACTGTTCTGGGAACCATCGAAGAGCTGAAAGCAAAAACCCGGATGGGAGTCATGGAAGCGGATATTGATTCCGATGTTGATGCCATGTCTGTTGCAACAACCAATACAAAAGTGATCCAGCTTCATACAGGAGGCATGTGTCATATTGATGCAGAAATGACAAAAGAAGGGCTGCGTCAACTGGGAACAGAGGACCTTGATTTTGTTATCTTAGAAAACATAGGCAACCTAATTTGTACAGCCGGCTATGATGTGGGTGCGGCTAAAAACGTAATGATTCTCAGCGTTCCTGAAGGGGATGATAAACCGCTGAAATACCCTGTAATGTTTGAAAAGGTAGACTGTATTCTTGTTAATAAAATTGATGCCATGGCCTTCTTTGATTTCAATATGGAGAAACTAAAAGAAAGGGTAGCGACACTGAACCCGGATGCTACCATCATCCCTATTTCATCGAAAACAGGTGAAGGAATGGATGCATGGATAGGATGGTTGTTATCGGCCATGGAACAATGGAAGAAACACATTCATTCCCAGAGTGAGTAAGGAGTTGGCAATGAGCTGATAAGAAGTGGGTAAAACCTTTGGACAGAAACAAAAGGAGGGGTTTTGATGGTGAAAGAACGGGTCTTGGATTATGCCAATAAAATAAGTCGCACCAAAAAAGGAAAAGCGGAGGGCATTACCTCGGACCGGCCAGAATACAAAATTTTGGCACCGGTGGTGACGGAGGAAATGGCAGAAGTAGGAATGATGCTAGCATTTCGGGAACCGCAAAATGCCATGGATATTGCTAAGAAAATGGGTCGCTCCAAGGAAGAAGTAGAAAAACAGCTATGGGAACTGGCTCTTTGTGGAGCCGCTTTTGTCAGTGAGATGGATGGCGTGGATCACTACTGGCATGATATTTGGGTGCCGGGGCATATGGAAATGATGGCAAACCATAAAGAAAATGTGGAGAAATATCCGGAAATTGCCATGGCCTTTGACGAATACGGAAAAGTCCGGGGACCTAAAGCCGCAGGCATCTTTCCCATAGGAACCGGTCCGATGCGGGTAATTCCCATTGAAGAGACCATTCAGGGCGAGACAAGAAAAGCTTCCTATGAAGAAGTTTCGCAATACCTGAAAGACAGCCATCGGTTTTCTGTTTCTGATTGTTCCTGCAGAACCTCCAGAGAAGTGATGGGTGAAGGATGTGGGCATCTAAAAGAGGATATGT encodes the following:
- a CDS encoding LysR family transcriptional regulator, encoding MDYSQLRFVVEIVETGSISKAASNLFISQPNLSNQIANLEKILGKNIFYRSNRGVTLTSYGVEVYSYAKALVEQYAMVEKKLMTRSNENKIKIASFGSEVINSQFFEICKRYNENNYEFNLCECGVEAAIQKVNMRDCDVALIIYSDFQQNKLGQLLTAQELELKNLFQGQLKIHVSQKYPLSKKSNITRKDLEGLFHVKKAYLFEGMFSLDYELQFLGIPENQKTILANGNKTYNDALHNLPSFAIEIDWKCNKALPSDLNRIPYENKNLPITCGLVKRKNEFLKEELSFFVEKLIDAYG
- a CDS encoding NAD(P)H-dependent oxidoreductase is translated as MKKNILLMIILALTFVANVACSNSEATNIAAEEKSEEAVDTVTASSEQVDGVTTASVVADRYRNNYEPNGFTDSDQKKALFVVGDPRKYSVQYDMTYTAMKHFEEKGIEVELRDLYDMDWNPVLSAEEFYYQKDGKGTVPEDVKVEQDLVTQADYIIFSYPNWHDTPNVMVKGYMERVFASQFAYTNEGPEGLLVGKGMYTISNCGFLGGGRGFVGDGVGINDDLWDEYMEAFRVFDEDTAGWWGMENLGRFMNDRTPANDDENYETEMMELRNTLINHLDTTFF
- a CDS encoding helix-turn-helix domain-containing protein — encoded protein: MTQDKSFNAHSKHRILMHGIKEKNVAKTCRVFGISRTIYYRWMKAYKKEGMKGLEGKERKPPVMKNKIGKQWEEEILDYVLLYPEDGPKRIFYEMKSRGMEISESGIYKVLLRKNLTRKVQRRNFAQEKAMDPVKENKKEEGFYRKEVPVKGIGDLMIQRIDYLGRFQGAGRVYQYTLYDLYSGLAVSRIFQGKNQIDIGFLLDRKIRYLLKTFDASITLLCSCYQKEFLPYFIKGDMLQRALEDLNIDHQFIKENHPMVEKLKAFQRDLRAGFYKELEKNGGLFHFREMEKALEQQIRRHNFFIPIKAGLHQGKAPIEMMIESSKIKESDLESLPLWILALLDRRREEKSNG
- a CDS encoding FAD-dependent oxidoreductase, whose product is MGETKDKIAIVGGGLAGLTIAYELKKKGYQNITLFEKEGRLGGKLYSYHYKGRSYELGATFGLATQKNLCRLMDELNVRPDGPNLARVYYNEKKEKTLQIPREKLTSFIAEMDRLPLVLEKYPSLKEAGFGNSEKALMKPFDAWCRQEGFHLLPSIYRNHFTGYGLGEIEKVPALYVLKALDYDSVRSFLEVPELFTWKKGISEIAYRLGEKVEDIRLGQPVVRLIKEKNDSQKQVLKIETPYETAFYDKVIWTAPPHILKDIFEEDIQKEAMEKLRYHDYSVHGILGENLPQGCGIEISFVTQAVGGVPLIWINRWDPSEILTVFSYQGRKQKKQEHLYGLLHHFRAWGGRNLRLHRTAHWKQGPYLEEGILKQGFYHSVEKRQGENGLYLAGELFSGVSMDKVIGYGNALVERYF
- the hypB gene encoding hydrogenase nickel incorporation protein HypB, whose amino-acid sequence is MEAFKVIEIKKSVYKDNDERASLLRKDLEKQEIFLLNLMSSPGSGKTTTVLGTIEELKAKTRMGVMEADIDSDVDAMSVATTNTKVIQLHTGGMCHIDAEMTKEGLRQLGTEDLDFVILENIGNLICTAGYDVGAAKNVMILSVPEGDDKPLKYPVMFEKVDCILVNKIDAMAFFDFNMEKLKERVATLNPDATIIPISSKTGEGMDAWIGWLLSAMEQWKKHIHSQSE